The Streptomyces cynarae genome contains a region encoding:
- a CDS encoding metallophosphoesterase family protein, which yields MSDVLDRVAVLSDIHGVLPALEAVLAEPEVAAADRVVVTGDITAGPQPAEVLDLLAREGGRVVWVAGNADRELVEYRRGQRTEIPDPIGPYAASRLREKQVDFLAGLPLTVTLPVRGLGEVLFCHATPRNDEEVVLVDSPLTRWAQVWEKLPDTIGTVVCGHTHMPYVRLAHGRQVVNPGSVGMPYGRPGAHWCLLGPGVDLRRTLFDIPSAIARLTRESAYEDIAEWADYFLNARAGDAEVLEVFGRMEARGAAPERE from the coding sequence GTGAGCGACGTACTGGACCGGGTGGCGGTCCTCTCCGACATCCACGGCGTACTGCCCGCCCTGGAAGCGGTACTCGCGGAGCCGGAGGTCGCCGCCGCCGACCGCGTCGTGGTGACGGGCGACATCACGGCGGGCCCGCAGCCGGCCGAGGTCCTGGACCTGCTGGCGCGCGAGGGCGGGCGGGTGGTCTGGGTCGCGGGGAACGCGGACCGGGAACTCGTCGAATACCGCCGCGGACAGCGGACGGAGATCCCCGACCCCATCGGCCCCTACGCGGCCTCCCGGCTCCGCGAGAAGCAGGTCGACTTCCTCGCCGGACTGCCGCTGACGGTGACACTCCCGGTGCGCGGCCTCGGCGAGGTCCTGTTCTGTCATGCGACACCGAGGAACGACGAGGAGGTCGTCCTCGTCGACTCGCCCCTCACCCGCTGGGCTCAGGTGTGGGAGAAGCTGCCGGACACGATCGGCACGGTGGTGTGCGGCCACACCCACATGCCGTACGTCCGGCTCGCCCACGGCCGCCAGGTGGTCAACCCCGGCAGCGTCGGCATGCCCTACGGCCGCCCCGGCGCCCACTGGTGCCTGCTCGGTCCCGGCGTGGACCTGCGCAGAACGCTCTTCGACATTCCGTCCGCCATCGCCCGCCTGACCCGGGAGTCGGCGTACGAGGACATCGCCGAGTGGGCGGACTACTTCCTCAACGCACGGGCGGGCGACGCGGAGGTGCTGGAGGTGTTCGGACGGATGGAGGCGCGGGGAGCGGCGCCGGAGCGGGAGTGA
- a CDS encoding FAD-binding and (Fe-S)-binding domain-containing protein yields MTDPVVRGQQAAGAVADVGALSRELRAAVRGAVEFDTTVRALHTMDASNYRRVPLGVVAPRDADDVAAALAVCRAHGVPVVARGGGTSIGGQATGTGVVLDFTRHMNRIVSLDPEAHTAVVQPGLVLDRLQEAASPHGLRFGPDPSTHARCTLGGMIGNNACGSHSVAWGTTADNVRELSVLTARGEPLTLGPGWKGAPEGLRTLLEGELALLRTGFPSLPRRISGYALDALLPEKGSDVARSFCGSEGTLGVLTEAVVRLVEAPRARALAVLGYADETAAAQAAAGLLPLGPLTVEGMAADLVPPSAGLPRGGAWLFVEAGGGDEAEARARAEAIVRAADVTDATVVTDPAGQRALWRLREDAAGTATRMPDGGGPSRSSGAESGGEAWPGWEDCAVPPARLGDYLRDFRRLLRDHGLRGTPYGHFGDGCIHVRIDFDLLTEEGVARFRRFSEDLADLVVAHGGSLSGEHGDGQARAELLPKMYGPDLVALFTRAKDLWDPDGLLNPGMLVRPARLDENLRFAVLPRERVEVAFGYPSDGGDFSAAVRRCVGVAKCRTTTVSGSSVMCPSFRATGLEEHSTRGRARLLHEMLAGEVVTDGWRSTEVRDALDLCLSCKGCRTDCPVGVDMATYKAEFLHHHYADRRRPAAHYAMGWLPLWLRSVARTRAAPLVNALASVDPFASLAKRLGGIAPERRLPRLAQETFSRWWRRTTGGRPRTAGPLVALWPDTFTEHLSPSVGRAAVRVLEAAGLRVALPPGRRRRVCCGLTYVSTGQLDRARTVMRRTLGLMEPVLAAGAPVVVLEPSCAAALRTDLPELLHDDPRAQRLAAAVVTFAEALERYAPDWTPPRLDRPVAGQTHCHQHAVLGDTADRRLRTAAGLTGELTGGCCGLAGNFGFEKGHYEVSTACAEEQLLPSVRSAPEDAVILADGYSCRTQLQQLAGVRARHLAEVLAEGLERSSTRRGTSK; encoded by the coding sequence ATGACGGATCCTGTGGTGCGAGGGCAGCAGGCGGCGGGTGCCGTCGCCGACGTCGGTGCGCTGAGTCGGGAGCTGCGCGCGGCGGTGCGCGGTGCGGTCGAGTTCGACACGACCGTGCGGGCGCTGCACACCATGGATGCGTCGAACTACCGGCGCGTCCCGCTCGGCGTGGTGGCGCCCCGGGACGCGGACGACGTGGCGGCGGCGCTGGCGGTGTGCCGGGCGCACGGCGTGCCGGTCGTCGCCCGCGGCGGCGGCACGTCGATCGGCGGGCAGGCGACGGGCACCGGGGTGGTGCTCGACTTCACCCGCCACATGAACCGGATCGTGTCCCTGGACCCCGAGGCGCACACGGCGGTGGTGCAGCCGGGCCTGGTCCTCGACCGCCTCCAGGAGGCCGCCTCCCCGCACGGCCTGCGTTTCGGCCCGGACCCCTCCACCCACGCCCGCTGCACGCTGGGCGGAATGATCGGGAACAACGCGTGCGGCTCGCACTCGGTGGCCTGGGGGACGACGGCGGACAACGTACGGGAGCTGTCGGTGCTCACCGCGCGGGGCGAGCCGCTGACCCTCGGGCCGGGCTGGAAGGGCGCCCCCGAGGGGCTGCGGACGCTGCTCGAGGGTGAGTTGGCGCTCCTGCGCACGGGCTTCCCGTCCCTCCCGCGCCGTATCTCCGGTTACGCCCTGGACGCGCTGCTGCCGGAGAAGGGCTCGGATGTGGCCCGCTCCTTCTGCGGCTCCGAGGGCACGCTGGGCGTCCTGACGGAGGCGGTCGTGCGCCTCGTCGAGGCACCCCGCGCGCGTGCGCTCGCCGTGCTGGGGTACGCGGACGAGACGGCGGCGGCCCAGGCGGCGGCCGGGCTGCTGCCGCTCGGCCCGCTGACGGTGGAGGGCATGGCCGCCGATCTCGTACCACCGTCGGCGGGGCTGCCGCGCGGCGGCGCCTGGCTGTTCGTGGAGGCGGGCGGCGGGGATGAGGCGGAGGCACGCGCGCGTGCGGAGGCCATCGTCCGGGCGGCGGACGTCACGGACGCCACGGTGGTCACCGACCCCGCCGGACAGCGCGCGCTGTGGCGGCTGCGGGAGGACGCCGCCGGTACGGCGACCCGCATGCCCGACGGAGGGGGCCCCTCCCGCTCGAGCGGAGCCGAGAGTGGGGGAGAGGCCTGGCCCGGCTGGGAGGACTGCGCGGTACCCCCGGCCCGACTCGGCGACTATCTCCGCGACTTCAGGCGCCTGCTGAGGGACCACGGCCTGCGCGGCACTCCGTACGGCCACTTCGGGGACGGCTGCATCCACGTCCGGATCGACTTCGACCTGCTGACCGAGGAGGGCGTCGCCCGCTTCCGCCGCTTCTCAGAGGACCTCGCGGACCTGGTCGTCGCCCATGGCGGCTCGCTGTCGGGGGAGCATGGTGACGGGCAGGCGCGCGCGGAGCTGCTGCCGAAGATGTACGGCCCCGATCTGGTCGCACTGTTCACCCGCGCCAAGGACCTGTGGGACCCGGACGGCCTGCTCAACCCGGGCATGCTGGTCCGCCCGGCCCGCCTGGACGAGAACCTGAGGTTCGCGGTGCTGCCCCGTGAGCGGGTCGAGGTCGCCTTCGGCTATCCGTCGGACGGCGGCGACTTCTCGGCGGCGGTCCGCCGGTGCGTGGGCGTCGCCAAGTGCCGTACGACGACGGTGTCCGGCTCTTCGGTGATGTGCCCGTCGTTCCGGGCGACGGGCTTGGAGGAGCACTCCACGCGGGGCCGCGCCCGGCTGCTGCACGAGATGCTGGCGGGCGAGGTGGTGACGGACGGCTGGCGCTCGACGGAGGTCAGGGACGCCCTCGACCTGTGCCTGTCCTGCAAGGGCTGTCGTACGGACTGCCCGGTCGGCGTCGACATGGCGACCTACAAGGCGGAGTTCCTGCACCACCACTACGCGGACCGCCGCCGCCCGGCCGCGCACTACGCGATGGGGTGGCTGCCGCTGTGGCTCCGGTCGGTGGCCCGCACCCGCGCGGCGCCGCTGGTCAACGCCCTCGCGTCGGTGGACCCGTTTGCGTCGCTCGCGAAGCGTCTGGGCGGGATCGCACCGGAGCGCCGCCTCCCCCGACTGGCGCAGGAGACCTTCAGCCGTTGGTGGAGGCGGACGACCGGCGGACGCCCCCGGACGGCGGGCCCGCTGGTCGCCCTCTGGCCGGACACCTTCACGGAACACCTGTCGCCGTCGGTGGGCCGCGCGGCGGTACGGGTGCTGGAGGCGGCGGGCCTCAGGGTGGCCCTGCCCCCGGGCCGCCGGCGCAGGGTCTGCTGCGGCCTGACCTACGTCTCCACCGGCCAACTGGACCGCGCCCGCACCGTCATGCGCCGCACCCTCGGCCTGATGGAACCGGTGCTGGCGGCCGGCGCCCCGGTGGTCGTCCTCGAACCGAGCTGCGCCGCCGCTCTGCGCACGGACCTCCCCGAGCTGCTGCACGACGACCCACGCGCGCAGCGTCTCGCGGCGGCGGTGGTGACGTTCGCGGAGGCTCTGGAGAGGTACGCCCCCGACTGGACACCGCCCCGCCTCGACCGCCCGGTGGCCGGCCAGACCCACTGCCACCAGCACGCGGTCCTGGGCGACACGGCCGACCGCCGGTTGCGCACGGCGGCGGGCCTGACCGGCGAACTCACCGGCGGCTGCTGCGGCCTCGCGGGCAACTTCGGCTTCGAGAAGGGCCACTACGAGGTGTCGACGGCCTGCGCGGAGGAACAACTGCTCCCGTCGGTGCGCTCGGCACCCGAGGACGCGGTGATCCTGGCGGACGGCTACTCCTGCCGCACCCAGCTCCAGCAGCTGGCGGGCGTCAGGGCACGGCATCTGGCGGAGGTGCTGGCGGAAGGGCTGGAGAGGTCATCGACAAGGAGGGGGACGAGTAAGTGA